A single window of Deltaproteobacteria bacterium DNA harbors:
- a CDS encoding vitamin B12-dependent ribonucleotide reductase, which yields MTAQTSPLVLTPNAKIVLNKRYLKKDNQGQVIEKPEDMFRRVAQVVASADALYGQEDQAKKSEALFFQIMTRMEFLPNSPTLMNAGRSLGQLSACFVLPVEDSIDSIFEAIKQTAIIHKSGGGTGFSFSRIRPEKDTVKSTHGISSGPISFMTVFDVATETIKQGGTRRGANMGLLRVDHPDIEKFIEAKLQTDRLSNFNLSVLIPDSFMEAVENNQEYALINPHTGQKTRSVSAKVIFDKIVDSAWRSGEPGVVFIDRINRDNPTPHLGPIEATNPCGEQPLLPYESCNLGSINLSRLAKKGELDFKRLKTLVQAAIHFLDNVIDVNKYPLPKIEKMSKGNRKIGLGIMGFADLLIQLGVPYNSPQAVDLAEKIMGIIETESRQTSERLAKERGNFPNFIGSIFDQPDKKISGMRNATTTTIAPTGTISIIAGTSSGIEPLFAVSYFRTVLDGTRMVEVNPFFKKMAKEKGFYSSQLMEQIAQEGSIQNIPGIPDDIKALFVTSHDISPECHIQIQAAFQKFTDNAVSKTINFPHEATPEDIEKAYLMAYHQGCKGVTIYRYGSRETQVLNLNKCTDTSKISPRPRPTRTLGITERISTGCGKLYVTINSDEKGICEVFAQMGKTGGCASSQIEATGRLISLALRSGISLPSIMKQISGIRCPSPTWGNGHQVLSCPDAISRVISNYTQAKIEEDEKIMGSCPDCGGQVVHENGCLTCHSCGFSRCS from the coding sequence ATGACGGCTCAGACTTCCCCCCTCGTTTTAACCCCCAATGCTAAAATCGTATTGAACAAACGCTATCTTAAAAAAGATAACCAGGGCCAGGTGATCGAAAAACCTGAAGATATGTTCCGGCGGGTGGCCCAGGTCGTGGCCTCGGCCGATGCCCTCTACGGACAGGAGGATCAAGCCAAAAAGTCCGAAGCATTATTTTTTCAGATCATGACCCGGATGGAATTTTTGCCAAATTCCCCCACCCTGATGAATGCCGGCCGGTCTTTAGGCCAGCTTTCGGCCTGTTTTGTCCTCCCGGTCGAGGACTCCATCGACAGTATCTTTGAGGCCATAAAACAAACGGCCATTATCCATAAAAGTGGGGGGGGGACCGGATTTTCATTTTCCCGGATCAGGCCTGAAAAAGATACGGTTAAATCCACCCACGGGATTTCCAGCGGTCCCATTTCTTTTATGACTGTTTTTGACGTGGCTACCGAGACCATCAAACAGGGTGGGACCCGCCGGGGGGCCAATATGGGCCTGCTGCGGGTGGACCACCCGGACATTGAAAAATTTATCGAAGCCAAATTGCAGACCGACCGGTTAAGCAACTTCAATCTTTCAGTTTTGATCCCCGACTCTTTTATGGAGGCCGTAGAAAACAACCAGGAATACGCCTTGATCAATCCCCACACCGGTCAAAAGACCCGGTCGGTTTCTGCCAAGGTCATCTTTGACAAGATTGTCGATTCGGCCTGGAGAAGCGGAGAACCGGGTGTGGTCTTTATCGATCGGATCAATCGGGACAACCCGACCCCACACTTGGGGCCCATCGAGGCCACCAATCCCTGCGGCGAACAACCTTTACTCCCCTATGAGTCCTGCAACCTGGGATCGATCAACCTCTCCCGGCTGGCCAAGAAAGGGGAACTCGACTTTAAGAGACTGAAAACCCTGGTTCAGGCGGCCATCCATTTTCTTGACAATGTTATTGATGTCAATAAATATCCCCTGCCAAAAATCGAGAAGATGAGTAAGGGGAACAGAAAGATCGGCTTGGGGATCATGGGGTTTGCCGATCTGTTGATCCAGTTAGGCGTACCGTATAATTCTCCCCAGGCGGTGGACCTTGCCGAAAAGATTATGGGCATTATTGAAACCGAGTCCCGACAGACTTCGGAACGGTTGGCCAAAGAAAGAGGGAATTTTCCAAATTTCATTGGGAGTATTTTTGATCAGCCGGATAAAAAGATATCCGGCATGCGGAATGCCACCACGACAACCATTGCCCCTACCGGGACGATCAGCATTATCGCCGGTACTTCCAGCGGAATCGAACCCCTCTTTGCGGTCTCCTACTTCCGGACGGTGTTAGATGGGACCCGGATGGTTGAAGTCAACCCCTTTTTTAAAAAAATGGCCAAAGAAAAGGGGTTTTATTCCTCTCAATTGATGGAACAAATCGCCCAGGAAGGCTCCATCCAGAATATTCCGGGCATCCCTGACGATATCAAGGCCCTTTTTGTTACTTCCCATGACATCAGCCCGGAATGTCACATCCAAATACAGGCCGCTTTTCAAAAGTTTACCGACAATGCCGTGTCCAAAACCATCAACTTCCCACATGAAGCCACCCCGGAGGATATTGAGAAGGCCTACTTGATGGCCTATCATCAGGGGTGTAAAGGGGTGACCATCTACCGATACGGCAGCCGGGAAACCCAGGTCCTGAATCTTAATAAATGCACCGACACATCCAAAATCAGCCCCCGGCCGCGTCCTACCCGGACCCTTGGGATTACAGAACGGATTTCCACAGGTTGCGGTAAACTTTATGTGACCATTAATTCCGACGAGAAGGGGATTTGCGAAGTCTTTGCCCAGATGGGTAAGACCGGCGGATGTGCTTCCTCTCAAATTGAAGCTACGGGACGTTTGATTTCTTTGGCCTTGCGTTCCGGGATCAGCCTGCCATCGATTATGAAACAGATTTCAGGTATTCGTTGCCCGTCCCCAACCTGGGGAAACGGCCACCAGGTCCTTTCCTGTCCGGATGCCATCAGCCGGGTGATCAGCAACTATAC